A single window of Salvia splendens isolate huo1 chromosome 6, SspV2, whole genome shotgun sequence DNA harbors:
- the LOC121809052 gene encoding uncharacterized protein LOC121809052: MKIERLRDAITSFRQQGDESFAEVWKRFTEMLRKCPNHGLAPGRDLVKFYQGLNNESMGLINASTGGDLDNKAHEEVRTLFKKLADNQRNWYNPRRVVEKKGNTFGSSVESERMTAVEAQLANISTQMTSVVKAITVKVLAKGVNSTTIIRTGSLNNKGIGTKLGQNAQHGQEHAASGNKEQGDESKLDGRLTAGEKDKKVNETEPKKSKSSIPNDIPPSPYPFTRKKRVRQEKSFEWIMNVIRKVNVDISLVDIFTNFPRFSKFFKDMMANKEKLQDEGIVALSTNCSHLISGIMPTKRRDPGGCIIPCEIGNTIFTNCLLDQGSGISLIALKTARAISFEERMEPIDIALQLADHSIVKPTGIVEDVLVKIDRFIIPVDFIVLDMPEDKEVPILFGRPFLATRDVLLGAKNNYVTFRINGEQLTINVEKAYDGGESGKEAREVVTLESPKV; encoded by the exons ATGAAGATCGAGAGATTGAGGGATGCCATCACATCTTTTCGGCAGCAAGGTGATGAATCTTTTGCTGAAGTATGGAAAAGGTTTACTGAGATGTTGAGAAAATGTCCCAACCATGGTCTTGCTCCTGGCCGTGATCTTGTCAAATTTTACCAAGGCTTAAACAATGAAAGCATGGGACTTATAAATGCAAGTACTGGTGGAGATCTTGATAATAAGGCACATGAGGAAGTGAGGACCTTGTTTAAAAAACTAGCAGATAATCAAAGAAACTGGTACAATCCAAGGAGAGTGGTTGAGAAGAAAGGAAATACCTTTGGATCTTCAGTAGAATCTGAAAGAATGACAGCGGTTGAGGCACAACTAGCTAATATTAGCACCCAAATGACGTCAGTGGTTAAA GCAATAACCGTCAAGGTTTTAGCCAAGGGGGTCAATTCAACAACAATCATCAGAACTGGAAGCCTCAACAACAAGGGAATTGGAACCAAGCTGGGTCAA aatgcccaacatggtcaagaacaTGCTGCATCCGGCAACAAGGAACAAGGCGATGAATCTAAGTTAGATGGAAGACTTACAGCGGGAGAGAAAGACAAAAAGGTCAATGAGACAGAACCTAAGAAGAGCAAGTCCAGTATTCCTAACGACATTCCACCGTCTCCATATCCATTCACGAGAAAGAAGCGAGTGCGGCAAGAAAAGAGTTTTGAGTGGATAATGAATGTGATTAGAAAGGTGAATGTAGACATCTCATTGGTGGATATTTTCACCAATTTCCCGAGATTCTCCAAGTTCTTCAAAGACATGATGGCGAACAAGGAGAAACTTCAGGATGAGGGGATTGTGGCATTGAGCACGAATTGCTCACATCTGATATCTGGAATCATGCCGACGAAGAGAAGAGATCCAGGAGGTTGCATCATACCATGTGAAATTGGTAACACGATTTTCACAAATTGTTTATTGGACCAAGGTTCAGGGATCTCATTGATTGCATTGAAAACTGCTCGTGCCATTAGTTTTGAGGAAAGAATGGAGCCTATTGACATTGCTCTACAATTGGCTGATCACTCCATAGTGAAGCCCACTGGAATTGTTGAGGATGTTTTGGTTAAAATCGATAGGTTCATCATTCCGGTTGATTTTATTGTGCTCGACATGCCAGAAGATAAAGAAGTGCCAATTTTGTTTGGTAGACCATTTCTAGCAACGAGAGATGTATTGCTTGGAGCAAAGAATAACTATGTTACATTCagaattaatggtgagcaaCTGACCATCAACGTTGAGAAGGCCTACGATGGTGGTGAAAGTGGTAAGGAAGCAAGAGAGGTGGTCACACTAGAGAGTCCGAAAGTGTAG